The following coding sequences lie in one Thermosulfuriphilus ammonigenes genomic window:
- the flgL gene encoding flagellar hook-associated protein FlgL: MRVTMNTVYDNILNNLNRLTERLDKINMSVSSGKRYSRPSDAPSDLVHALGYRKALREISQYRRNISDAKGHLATMETALEKMQEQVIRAKELAIQGANDTENEASRKMLANELRNILDEVVSLSNTQHNGRYIFAGTKTDGYPPGEKPFMLETILAGDVQTMEVRYQGGSEDLYYEYAPAKKIVVARNGEEAIARSGVFETLIGLIQTLENNNEEDPQLEAESIQTHISRLDEVLDYLNAQRADIGARMNRLEIKETVYDDLELTNKENLSAVEDTDLLEAIAELRAKETAYQAALSSAAKVMNLSLVNYL; encoded by the coding sequence GTGCGGGTGACCATGAATACAGTTTATGACAATATCCTTAACAACCTTAATCGGCTAACCGAGAGGCTAGACAAGATTAACATGTCGGTCTCTTCGGGTAAGAGATATTCTCGACCCTCGGATGCCCCCAGCGATCTTGTCCATGCTCTAGGTTATCGTAAGGCCTTAAGGGAAATTAGCCAATATCGGCGTAACATTTCCGACGCCAAAGGTCATCTGGCCACCATGGAGACGGCCTTAGAAAAGATGCAGGAGCAGGTTATTAGGGCCAAGGAGCTGGCCATCCAGGGGGCCAATGATACCGAAAATGAGGCCAGCCGAAAGATGCTGGCCAACGAGCTGAGAAACATTCTCGATGAGGTGGTCTCTCTCAGTAACACTCAGCACAACGGTCGCTACATATTCGCCGGCACCAAGACCGATGGATATCCGCCGGGAGAAAAGCCTTTCATGCTGGAGACCATCCTGGCAGGAGATGTGCAGACTATGGAGGTTCGCTACCAGGGGGGCAGTGAAGACCTTTATTACGAATATGCCCCGGCTAAAAAGATCGTTGTTGCCAGAAATGGCGAGGAGGCTATTGCCCGCTCGGGAGTATTTGAGACCCTTATTGGTCTGATTCAAACCTTAGAGAACAACAACGAAGAGGATCCTCAGCTTGAGGCCGAATCCATCCAAACCCATATCTCACGTCTGGACGAGGTCCTTGACTATCTTAACGCTCAAAGGGCTGATATCGGGGCCCGGATGAATCGTCTGGAGATCAAAGAGACCGTCTATGACGATCTAGAACTTACTAATAAGGAAAACCTGTCCGCCGTAGAGGATACGGATCTGCTTGAGGCTATCGCAGAGCTCCGGGCCAAGGAGACTGCCTACCAGGCTGCCTTGTCCTCGGCGGCCAAGGTAATGAACCTGAGTCTGGTGAACTATCTGTAG
- the csrA gene encoding carbon storage regulator CsrA, with product MLVLTRREGESIAIGDEIEVTVLEIRGRNVRLGIKAPPEMPVHRLEVYLRIQEENRRAAAEAPETIPEI from the coding sequence ATGCTTGTTTTGACCAGGAGAGAGGGCGAATCCATCGCTATTGGAGATGAAATCGAGGTTACAGTCTTGGAGATCAGGGGGCGTAATGTCCGTTTGGGTATCAAGGCTCCTCCAGAGATGCCCGTTCATCGTCTGGAAGTATATCTCCGGATTCAGGAAGAAAACCGCCGGGCCGCTGCTGAGGCGCCGGAAACTATTCCTGAGATTTAA
- the fliW gene encoding flagellar assembly protein FliW: MIIKTTRFGEIEIDENKIIFFPRGILGFPDQRRFVLLPHREDSPFCWLQAVDDPDLTFVVVNPFVINPDYKPEFKDEVLGGLEIEEGDVIDLLSIVTVPRENPQAMTANLLGPIVINVSKRLAKQVVLDPHKYPLKYPLLSGKRDRDEGSEAVG; this comes from the coding sequence ATGATTATAAAGACGACCCGTTTTGGGGAGATAGAGATAGATGAGAATAAAATTATCTTTTTCCCCCGGGGGATATTGGGGTTCCCTGACCAGAGACGCTTTGTTCTTCTGCCTCACCGAGAAGATTCTCCCTTCTGCTGGCTTCAGGCAGTGGATGACCCGGACCTTACCTTTGTGGTTGTTAACCCCTTTGTTATAAATCCGGATTACAAACCGGAGTTCAAGGATGAGGTCCTTGGCGGCCTAGAGATAGAAGAGGGTGATGTTATTGACCTGCTTTCAATTGTCACCGTCCCGCGAGAAAATCCTCAGGCCATGACAGCCAATCTTCTAGGGCCAATTGTTATCAACGTGAGCAAACGTCTGGCCAAGCAAGTGGTTTTAGACCCCCATAAGTATCCACTCAAATATCCCCTTCTCTCGGGAAAGAGAGATAGAGATGAGGGCAGCGAGGCCGTGGGTTAG
- a CDS encoding cupin domain-containing protein codes for MKIKKERPDEKTLKEMAVETWPIWQCEPSTFDWHYPEDETCYILEGEVVVKTSEGEVHIEPGDLVTFPKGLDCTWVVKKAVRKHYKLG; via the coding sequence ATGAAGATCAAAAAGGAACGCCCTGACGAGAAAACCTTAAAGGAAATGGCGGTAGAGACGTGGCCCATCTGGCAGTGCGAACCATCCACCTTCGACTGGCACTATCCAGAAGACGAGACCTGCTATATCCTTGAAGGGGAGGTAGTGGTCAAAACTTCAGAGGGTGAAGTTCATATCGAGCCAGGAGATCTGGTCACCTTTCCCAAGGGGCTGGACTGCACCTGGGTGGTAAAGAAGGCCGTTCGCAAACACTACAAATTAGGCTAA
- a CDS encoding flavodoxin family protein, whose product MKVTAFNGSARKDGNTALMINTVLEVLQSHGIETEHIQLAGQVIPGCIACYQCLERKDGRCAVENDPINDYITKIRESQGIILGSPTYFADVSANMKALIERCGMVARVNGDLFRRKVAAGVVAVRRGGAIHVFDSLNHFFLIGQMIVVGSIYWNLGRGLKPGEVKDDEEGLRTMKILGENMAWLLKKLYG is encoded by the coding sequence ATGAAGGTCACTGCCTTTAATGGAAGCGCCAGAAAAGACGGCAACACGGCCCTGATGATCAATACGGTCTTAGAGGTTCTTCAATCCCACGGTATAGAGACAGAGCATATCCAGCTGGCCGGCCAGGTCATTCCAGGATGTATCGCCTGCTATCAATGCCTGGAGCGCAAAGATGGCCGCTGTGCTGTGGAGAATGACCCCATAAATGACTACATCACCAAAATCAGAGAATCCCAAGGGATCATCCTCGGCTCTCCCACTTATTTTGCCGATGTCTCCGCTAACATGAAAGCCCTTATTGAACGCTGTGGCATGGTAGCCAGGGTAAATGGAGACCTCTTTAGAAGAAAAGTGGCCGCAGGGGTGGTAGCTGTAAGACGCGGTGGTGCCATCCACGTATTCGATTCCCTTAATCACTTCTTCCTCATTGGCCAAATGATCGTCGTTGGCTCCATCTACTGGAATCTTGGCCGGGGTCTTAAACCAGGAGAGGTTAAAGATGACGAAGAGGGTCTTCGGACCATGAAAATTCTGGGAGAGAACATGGCTTGGCTCCTCAAAAAACTTTATGGCTAA
- a CDS encoding spermine synthase: MPKGPVLQIGELMTEGTYHCYQGELVHTEGGLQQVFVLDNPFWGRMLIINGVVQLTTRDEFIYHEAMAHTTVQLFPEGRPLDVLICGGGDYGVSRELTRYADVRQVVIVDIDPIVPRVVERYIPQLLPEDRSRVELITADAFKVAEEFAREGRTFDIVIVDSTDPDITTEDVELSNPLFSVEFHRLLATVAPEGVVIQQAATPFSLGPVLTRTYRAFCQAYGPERIFVFRADVPAYGSETAFVMKSSTLTPQEPVRRSHPPTRYYSHEIHRASFVLPRYWEELLK, translated from the coding sequence ATGCCCAAGGGGCCGGTGCTTCAGATCGGAGAGCTTATGACCGAAGGCACCTATCACTGCTATCAGGGGGAACTAGTCCACACCGAAGGCGGGCTACAGCAGGTTTTTGTCCTGGATAATCCCTTCTGGGGAAGAATGTTAATCATTAATGGGGTGGTTCAACTGACCACTCGAGATGAATTCATATATCATGAAGCTATGGCCCACACTACTGTTCAACTTTTTCCTGAAGGCCGGCCCCTTGATGTTCTCATCTGTGGTGGTGGTGATTACGGGGTTTCTAGAGAGTTGACCAGGTATGCTGATGTCCGTCAGGTGGTCATTGTTGATATAGACCCCATTGTCCCTCGGGTGGTTGAAAGATACATCCCTCAGCTTCTTCCTGAAGATCGTAGTCGGGTAGAGCTTATTACAGCCGATGCCTTTAAAGTGGCCGAAGAGTTCGCCCGGGAGGGCCGGACCTTTGATATCGTTATTGTCGATTCCACCGATCCAGACATAACCACTGAAGACGTTGAGCTTTCTAACCCCCTCTTTTCAGTAGAGTTTCACCGTCTCCTGGCTACTGTTGCCCCTGAAGGAGTGGTGATCCAGCAAGCGGCCACCCCCTTCAGTTTGGGGCCTGTACTTACCCGGACTTATCGGGCCTTCTGCCAGGCCTATGGTCCGGAGAGGATCTTTGTCTTCAGAGCTGACGTTCCAGCCTATGGTAGCGAGACGGCCTTCGTGATGAAAAGTTCTACCCTTACCCCTCAGGAGCCGGTAAGAAGAAGCCATCCCCCAACCCGCTACTACTCCCATGAGATTCATCGGGCCTCTTTTGTCCTTCCTCGATACTGGGAGGAACTTCTTAAGTAG
- a CDS encoding RluA family pseudouridine synthase yields MHWTAFRELILYEDNHLLVVNKPTGLLSQGDITGEKSLFSLAKSYLKEAYKKPGNVYLGLVHRLDRVTSGVVVLAKTSKAARRLVEQFKKKEVVKTYLAVVRGDPPNYGRLEGYLLYDDFRRKVLVFWKPRSGAKEASLEFRVLRKDRGQSLLEVRPLTGRKHQIRALLASAGWPIVGDRRYGLKSGGPILLHAFCIELVHPVRKEKLLFIAPLPGYWPPRLRPEKEG; encoded by the coding sequence GTGCATTGGACAGCCTTCCGAGAACTGATTCTATACGAAGACAACCACCTCTTGGTGGTCAACAAACCGACAGGCCTCCTCAGCCAAGGAGATATTACTGGAGAAAAATCCCTCTTTTCTCTGGCTAAATCCTATCTCAAGGAGGCCTATAAGAAGCCAGGGAACGTTTATTTAGGGTTGGTTCACCGTCTTGATCGGGTAACTTCGGGGGTGGTTGTCCTGGCCAAGACTTCCAAGGCGGCTCGGCGTCTGGTTGAGCAGTTCAAAAAGAAAGAGGTAGTAAAGACTTACTTAGCCGTGGTCCGGGGAGATCCTCCAAATTATGGGAGGCTTGAGGGATATCTTCTTTATGATGATTTTCGCCGCAAGGTGCTAGTCTTTTGGAAGCCACGCTCCGGGGCTAAAGAGGCCAGCCTTGAGTTTCGTGTACTTAGAAAAGATCGCGGGCAGAGTCTCCTTGAGGTCCGGCCCCTTACCGGGAGAAAACACCAGATCCGGGCTCTTTTGGCCTCGGCGGGATGGCCCATTGTTGGAGATCGACGCTACGGTCTGAAATCTGGAGGTCCTATTTTACTTCATGCCTTCTGTATAGAACTTGTTCACCCTGTAAGGAAGGAGAAGTTGCTTTTTATCGCTCCCTTGCCAGGATATTGGCCCCCGAGGCTCAGGCCAGAGAAAGAGGGGTAA
- the glyS gene encoding glycine--tRNA ligase subunit beta, protein MVRDLVFEIGCEEIPAGFLSPALKAMKQLAAGLFREAGLEFSGISTLGTPRRLTLYIADLAEKQADRSESILGPPKKIAFDEDGRPTKAALGFARSHGVSVEELKIKETPRGEYLFLERRIPGKKTPELLLELLPRLVSEIPFPKSMRWGDLSWRFARPIRWLLAIFGREVVPVEIAGLVASNITYGHRFMAPAPIEIGSLVEYVRKLREAYVIVDPAERLAMTLDEIKDRARDVGGQVLEDKDLLEENANLVEYPYAICGQFDETFLELPRAVLITAMAEHQRYFAVINDKGQLMARFIAVNNTRPRNPEALIRGHERVLKARLEDARFFFEEDKKIPLEARVEELKGVSFHEELGSLYEKVVRIKALSAYLAERLAPDKIDLVKRAAWLSKADLMTEMVQEFPSLQGVMGREYALLSGEPPEVAQAIYEHYLPTKAGGELPETIIGAIISLADKADTLCAFFGIGERPSGTADPFGLRRQALGIINTVLKLRLHLSLKDLLGQAFLLLADRLNRSQEEVLEEVMGFIGRRLQGELVSRGFRSDLVEAVTSVSFDDLEDTRQRLLALSSFYERPEFAALSVGFKRVMNIIKKQGELPPLNQALLLEEAEKELHRTFIQVHERVVPLILEKKYDEALAGLLELKEPIDRFFDQVFVMVEEEDIRHNRLALLKAIAELFLMIADLSKIRED, encoded by the coding sequence ATGGTCCGAGATCTGGTGTTTGAAATAGGCTGCGAAGAGATTCCCGCCGGTTTTTTGTCTCCAGCCCTAAAAGCGATGAAGCAGCTGGCGGCCGGTCTCTTCCGAGAAGCCGGTCTTGAGTTTTCCGGAATCAGCACCCTAGGGACTCCCAGGCGTCTCACCCTTTATATAGCCGACCTGGCCGAAAAACAGGCTGATCGTTCAGAGAGCATCCTTGGCCCTCCAAAAAAGATTGCCTTTGATGAAGATGGCCGACCGACTAAGGCCGCCTTGGGATTTGCCAGATCCCACGGGGTCTCGGTGGAGGAGTTGAAGATCAAAGAAACCCCCCGGGGAGAATATCTTTTTCTTGAAAGACGCATCCCCGGAAAAAAGACTCCAGAGCTTCTCCTTGAGCTTTTGCCCCGTTTGGTCAGCGAAATTCCCTTTCCCAAATCTATGCGCTGGGGTGATCTCTCCTGGCGTTTTGCTCGTCCCATTCGCTGGCTTTTGGCCATCTTTGGCCGAGAGGTAGTTCCGGTGGAGATCGCCGGTCTTGTGGCCTCTAACATTACCTATGGTCATCGTTTTATGGCCCCAGCTCCTATAGAGATAGGCTCGCTGGTGGAGTATGTCCGCAAACTTCGTGAGGCCTATGTTATCGTGGATCCGGCCGAACGTTTGGCCATGACCCTTGATGAAATAAAAGATCGGGCTCGGGATGTCGGTGGCCAAGTTCTGGAAGATAAAGATCTCCTTGAGGAAAACGCCAACCTGGTTGAGTATCCCTACGCCATCTGCGGTCAATTTGACGAGACCTTTTTAGAGCTTCCCCGGGCTGTTCTTATTACGGCTATGGCCGAACACCAGCGATATTTTGCCGTGATCAATGATAAAGGCCAACTAATGGCCCGCTTCATCGCGGTTAACAACACTCGTCCCCGGAACCCAGAAGCCCTTATCAGGGGCCACGAACGGGTTCTTAAGGCCCGACTAGAAGACGCCCGCTTCTTCTTTGAAGAAGACAAAAAAATCCCCCTTGAGGCCCGGGTAGAGGAGCTTAAAGGGGTCTCTTTCCACGAAGAACTTGGCAGCCTTTATGAAAAAGTGGTTCGAATCAAGGCCCTCTCGGCCTACCTAGCCGAACGCCTGGCCCCAGACAAAATAGACCTTGTTAAACGGGCCGCTTGGCTTTCTAAAGCCGACCTAATGACAGAAATGGTCCAGGAGTTTCCCTCTCTTCAAGGGGTTATGGGAAGAGAGTACGCCCTTTTAAGTGGCGAACCCCCGGAGGTGGCCCAAGCCATTTACGAACACTATCTCCCCACCAAGGCGGGAGGGGAACTCCCGGAGACTATCATCGGGGCCATCATCTCCTTAGCCGATAAGGCCGACACCCTGTGTGCCTTCTTTGGTATCGGGGAGCGTCCCTCTGGAACTGCTGACCCTTTTGGGTTAAGACGTCAGGCCCTGGGTATTATCAACACTGTCCTGAAGTTGAGGCTTCATCTATCCCTCAAGGACCTTTTAGGCCAGGCCTTTTTGCTCCTTGCGGATCGTCTGAATCGTTCTCAAGAGGAAGTCCTTGAGGAGGTCATGGGGTTTATAGGCCGTCGGCTTCAGGGAGAACTGGTAAGCAGGGGCTTTAGGTCCGACTTGGTCGAGGCCGTAACGTCTGTCTCTTTTGATGACCTTGAAGACACTCGACAGAGACTATTAGCCCTTTCTTCCTTTTATGAACGTCCAGAGTTTGCCGCTCTTTCCGTAGGCTTCAAGAGGGTGATGAATATAATCAAAAAACAGGGAGAGCTTCCTCCCCTCAACCAGGCTCTCCTTCTTGAGGAGGCAGAAAAGGAACTCCACAGAACCTTTATTCAAGTCCACGAGCGAGTAGTCCCTCTGATACTAGAGAAAAAATATGACGAAGCCCTTGCCGGCCTCCTTGAGCTCAAGGAGCCCATCGACCGTTTTTTTGACCAGGTCTTTGTTATGGTGGAAGAGGAGGACATTCGCCACAACCGATTGGCCCTTCTCAAAGCCATTGCCGAACTTTTCCTGATGATAGCTGATCTTTCGAAGATCAGGGAGGATTAA
- the glyQ gene encoding glycine--tRNA ligase subunit alpha, translating to MYFQDVIETLNHYWKNKGCLIVQPYDTEVGAGTFHPATFLRSLGPEPWRVAYVQPSRRPADGRYGENPNRLQHYYQYQVIIKPSPDDVQDLYLDSLRAFGLKLEDHDVRFVEDDWESPTLGAWGLGWEVWLDGMEITQFTYFQQVGGIDCRPVSVEITYGLERITMYLQGIDNVFEIMWAPGIKYGDIHHQAEVEYSIYNFEEADISMLREMFERFERECLRLVDLGLVLPAYDYCLKCSHTFNLLDARKAISHAERTAYIARVRALAKRVAEGWLSKREETGFPLLSRRF from the coding sequence ATGTATTTTCAGGATGTCATTGAGACCCTTAACCATTACTGGAAAAATAAGGGATGCCTAATAGTTCAGCCCTATGATACCGAAGTCGGTGCCGGAACTTTCCACCCGGCCACCTTTCTGCGCTCCCTAGGGCCCGAACCCTGGCGTGTGGCCTATGTTCAGCCCTCCCGCCGACCGGCCGATGGACGCTATGGGGAGAACCCCAACCGACTTCAGCACTACTACCAGTATCAGGTCATCATCAAGCCCTCTCCTGACGATGTTCAAGATCTTTACCTAGACAGCCTTCGGGCTTTCGGACTCAAGCTAGAAGATCATGATGTCCGCTTTGTTGAGGATGATTGGGAGTCTCCCACTTTGGGGGCCTGGGGACTGGGCTGGGAAGTCTGGTTAGACGGGATGGAGATCACCCAGTTTACCTACTTTCAACAGGTAGGCGGAATCGATTGTCGTCCCGTGTCTGTAGAAATCACCTATGGTCTGGAAAGAATCACCATGTACCTTCAGGGCATAGATAATGTTTTTGAAATTATGTGGGCCCCCGGGATCAAGTATGGTGACATCCATCATCAAGCCGAGGTGGAATATTCCATTTACAACTTTGAAGAGGCGGATATATCCATGCTCCGGGAAATGTTTGAGCGTTTTGAGCGGGAGTGTCTCCGCTTAGTGGATCTTGGTCTGGTGCTCCCCGCCTATGACTATTGCCTTAAGTGCAGTCATACCTTTAACCTTCTTGACGCCCGCAAGGCTATTAGCCATGCCGAAAGAACGGCCTATATCGCCAGGGTTAGGGCCTTGGCCAAAAGGGTAGCCGAAGGGTGGTTGAGCAAACGAGAGGAAACAGGCTTTCCGCTGCTTTCCAGGAGGTTCTGA